The Rhopalosiphum maidis isolate BTI-1 chromosome 1, ASM367621v3, whole genome shotgun sequence genome has a segment encoding these proteins:
- the LOC113549510 gene encoding raf homolog serine/threonine-protein kinase Raf isoform X2 produces the protein MSFDFEEITSLRNELQNVREVMRLTKCNIHALNGTFATFDHPPPIYLTEYRELTVKLHELEAKEQELLDQVDHPREHRKTRGDKPSTPFVRTIRAYLPNKQRTTIEVKHGETLHMALEKRLQHRKIPLNACVVYRNGTDHQIPWDTQTSTIEYEEIQVKMCWLPIQASFTHDFSKRTSFTTCDHCRQLLFQGYHCRSCGFKFHERCSMGVPVLCIPTRDLNNSNGGNHTIYQNSAGILQLASDYQSSRRRVLGHGERSSSEPNVCRNMVNMNWDDLAELKRRSQAPSGVPHGFLPHSQSAQASPTNVLRPRPRAKSADESATKKLLRDTGPQESLEDWEIPETDIQMGDCIGSGSFGTVYKANWHGPVAIKALKVKQPTAAQLQAFKNEVSVLKKTRHVNVLLFMGVIRKPNLAIVTQWCEGSSLYRCLHVLEKKFEAMQLISITGQTAIGMNYLHSKSIIHRDLKSNNIFFNDSVVKIGDFGLATIKSKWSGGQQYHQPSGSILWMAPEVIRMQVDNPYSFQSDVYAYGIVLYELLSGQLPYTEINNKDQIIFMGRQAQIQRHCYIYSKHYTRNAKTTTYNIRTNIIPV, from the exons ATGTCGTTCGACTTCGAGGAGATTACCTCGCTGCGCAACGAGCTGCAGAACGTCAGGGAAGTGATGCGCTTGACCAAATGCAACATACACGCGCTGAACGGCACGTTTGCTACGTTCGATCATCCGCCACCCATATATTTGACCGAGTACCGAGAGCTCACCGTCAAGCTGCACGAGCTCGAGGCCAAAGAGCAGGAGCTACTCGATCAGGTCGACCATCCCAGGGAGCACCGTAAAACCCGGGGAGACAAGCCGTCCACACCGTTTGTGCGCACCATCCGTGCTTATTTACCTAACAAACAGCGTACCACGATTGAAGTGAAGCATGGCGAAACGCTGCACATGGCCCTTGAAAAGCGTTTGCAACACAGGAAGATCCCACTGAATGCCTGTGTTGTTTACAGGAATGGCACTGACCATCAGATACCGTGGGATACACAAACGTCCACTATTGAATACGAAGAGATACAAGTAAAAATGTGTTGGTTACCCATTCAAGCATCATTTACacatgatttttcaaaacGTACGTCATTTACAACTTGTGATCATTGTCGTCAACTACTTTtccag GGTTATCATTGCCGTTCGTGTGGATTCAAATTTCATGAACGGTGTTCAATGGGAGTACCTGTATTATGTATTCCAACCAGAGATTTGAATAACAGCAATGGGGGAAATCATACTATTTATCAAAACTCTGCCGGTATACTACAATTGGCATCTGATTATCAATCTTCAAGACGTCGAGTGCTTGGTCATGGCGAAAGATCGAGTTCAGAACCTAATGTATGCCGTAATATGGTGAATATGAATTGGGACGATTTGGCTGAATTGAAGCGAAGATCACAAGCTCCATCTGGTGTACCTCATGGTTTCTTGCCTCATAGCCAGAGTGCCCAAGCTTCTCCTACTAATGTACTAAGGCCTAGACCTCGAGCCAAAAGTGCTGATGAAAGTGCTACCAAAAAGTTGCTTCGTGACACTGGTCCTCAAGAATCATTAGAAGATTGGGAAATACCAGAGACAGATATACAAATGGGTGATTGCATTGGATCAGGGTCATTTGGTACTGTGTATAAGGCAAATTGGCATGGCCCAGTTGCAATTAAAGCACTCAAAGTCAAACAACCCACTGCTGCACAATtacaagcatttaaaaatgaagtatccgtattaaaaaaaactaggcATGTAAATGTCTTACTGTTTATGGGTGTTATACGAAAACCAAATTTAGCAATTGTTACACAATGGTGTGAAGGATCAAGTCTATATCGCTGTTTACATGTATTGGAAAAAAA atttgAGGCGATGCAATTGATATCAATTACTGGCCAAACTGCAATTGGTATGAACTATCTCCACTCTAAAAGCATTATACACAGGGATCTGAAAagtaacaacatatttttcaacgaTTCTGTTGTAAAAATTGGTGATTTTGGTTTGGCTaccataaaatcaaaatggtCTGGTGGTCAACAGTACCACCAACCATCTGGATCCATATTATGGATGGCGCCTGAAGTTATTCGGATGCAAGTAGATAACCCATACAGTTTTCAGTCGGACGTATACGCTTATGGTATTGTGCTGTATGAATTACTCTCTGGTCAGCTACCTTACAcggaaattaataacaaagatcagattatttttatg GGAAGACAGGCCCAAATTCAAAGACATTGCTATATCTATTCAAAGCATTATACACGCAATGCCAAAACTACAACGTACAACATCCGAACCAACATTATCCCGGTCTAA
- the LOC113549510 gene encoding raf homolog serine/threonine-protein kinase Raf isoform X1, whose product MSFDFEEITSLRNELQNVREVMRLTKCNIHALNGTFATFDHPPPIYLTEYRELTVKLHELEAKEQELLDQVDHPREHRKTRGDKPSTPFVRTIRAYLPNKQRTTIEVKHGETLHMALEKRLQHRKIPLNACVVYRNGTDHQIPWDTQTSTIEYEEIQVKMCWLPIQASFTHDFSKRTSFTTCDHCRQLLFQGYHCRSCGFKFHERCSMGVPVLCIPTRDLNNSNGGNHTIYQNSAGILQLASDYQSSRRRVLGHGERSSSEPNVCRNMVNMNWDDLAELKRRSQAPSGVPHGFLPHSQSAQASPTNVLRPRPRAKSADESATKKLLRDTGPQESLEDWEIPETDIQMGDCIGSGSFGTVYKANWHGPVAIKALKVKQPTAAQLQAFKNEVSVLKKTRHVNVLLFMGVIRKPNLAIVTQWCEGSSLYRCLHVLEKKFEAMQLISITGQTAIGMNYLHSKSIIHRDLKSNNIFFNDSVVKIGDFGLATIKSKWSGGQQYHQPSGSILWMAPEVIRMQVDNPYSFQSDVYAYGIVLYELLSGQLPYTEINNKDQIIFMVGRGYLRPDLKKVRSDAPAELRKLMENCIKFDREDRPKFKDIAISIQSIIHAMPKLQRTTSEPTLSRSNWSDDYLYPSEANNYRGAAGFI is encoded by the exons ATGTCGTTCGACTTCGAGGAGATTACCTCGCTGCGCAACGAGCTGCAGAACGTCAGGGAAGTGATGCGCTTGACCAAATGCAACATACACGCGCTGAACGGCACGTTTGCTACGTTCGATCATCCGCCACCCATATATTTGACCGAGTACCGAGAGCTCACCGTCAAGCTGCACGAGCTCGAGGCCAAAGAGCAGGAGCTACTCGATCAGGTCGACCATCCCAGGGAGCACCGTAAAACCCGGGGAGACAAGCCGTCCACACCGTTTGTGCGCACCATCCGTGCTTATTTACCTAACAAACAGCGTACCACGATTGAAGTGAAGCATGGCGAAACGCTGCACATGGCCCTTGAAAAGCGTTTGCAACACAGGAAGATCCCACTGAATGCCTGTGTTGTTTACAGGAATGGCACTGACCATCAGATACCGTGGGATACACAAACGTCCACTATTGAATACGAAGAGATACAAGTAAAAATGTGTTGGTTACCCATTCAAGCATCATTTACacatgatttttcaaaacGTACGTCATTTACAACTTGTGATCATTGTCGTCAACTACTTTtccag GGTTATCATTGCCGTTCGTGTGGATTCAAATTTCATGAACGGTGTTCAATGGGAGTACCTGTATTATGTATTCCAACCAGAGATTTGAATAACAGCAATGGGGGAAATCATACTATTTATCAAAACTCTGCCGGTATACTACAATTGGCATCTGATTATCAATCTTCAAGACGTCGAGTGCTTGGTCATGGCGAAAGATCGAGTTCAGAACCTAATGTATGCCGTAATATGGTGAATATGAATTGGGACGATTTGGCTGAATTGAAGCGAAGATCACAAGCTCCATCTGGTGTACCTCATGGTTTCTTGCCTCATAGCCAGAGTGCCCAAGCTTCTCCTACTAATGTACTAAGGCCTAGACCTCGAGCCAAAAGTGCTGATGAAAGTGCTACCAAAAAGTTGCTTCGTGACACTGGTCCTCAAGAATCATTAGAAGATTGGGAAATACCAGAGACAGATATACAAATGGGTGATTGCATTGGATCAGGGTCATTTGGTACTGTGTATAAGGCAAATTGGCATGGCCCAGTTGCAATTAAAGCACTCAAAGTCAAACAACCCACTGCTGCACAATtacaagcatttaaaaatgaagtatccgtattaaaaaaaactaggcATGTAAATGTCTTACTGTTTATGGGTGTTATACGAAAACCAAATTTAGCAATTGTTACACAATGGTGTGAAGGATCAAGTCTATATCGCTGTTTACATGTATTGGAAAAAAA atttgAGGCGATGCAATTGATATCAATTACTGGCCAAACTGCAATTGGTATGAACTATCTCCACTCTAAAAGCATTATACACAGGGATCTGAAAagtaacaacatatttttcaacgaTTCTGTTGTAAAAATTGGTGATTTTGGTTTGGCTaccataaaatcaaaatggtCTGGTGGTCAACAGTACCACCAACCATCTGGATCCATATTATGGATGGCGCCTGAAGTTATTCGGATGCAAGTAGATAACCCATACAGTTTTCAGTCGGACGTATACGCTTATGGTATTGTGCTGTATGAATTACTCTCTGGTCAGCTACCTTACAcggaaattaataacaaagatcagattatttttatggtagGCAGAGGCTATTTACGACCTGATTTGAAAAAAGTCAGATCGGACGCACCAGCTGAGCTACGTAAATTAATGgaaaactgtataaaatttgatagGGAAGACAGGCCCAAATTCAAAGACATTGCTATATCTATTCAAAGCATTATACACGCAATGCCAAAACTACAACGTACAACATCCGAACCAACATTATCCCGGTCTAATTGGAGCGATGACTATTTGTACCCGTCCGAAGCAAATAATTATAGAGGAGCTGCAGGCTTTATCTAA